One window of Mediterraneibacter gnavus ATCC 29149 genomic DNA carries:
- the pfkA gene encoding 6-phosphofructokinase — translation MANKADKEKMLEEIEDRVRTIGVLTSGGDAPGMNAAIRAVVRRALAKGLKVRGIRRGYHGLLKEEIIDLTARDVSDIIQRGGTILQTARCQTMRTEEGQQKAAAICKKYGIDGLVVIGGDGSFAGAQKLANLGVNTIALPGTIDLDIACTDYTIGFDTAVNTAMEAIDKVRDTSTSHERCSIIEVMGRDAGYLALWCGIANGAEKILLPEEKDYDEQALIEDILENKKRGKKNYIIINAEGIGDSINMAKRIEEATGIETRATILGHMQRGGSPTCKDRVYASTMGALAVDLLCEGKSNRVIGYQDGKYVDFDIDQALSMKKTIPEYQYKIAKSFAI, via the coding sequence ATGGCAAACAAAGCAGACAAAGAAAAAATGTTAGAAGAGATTGAAGATAGAGTTCGTACCATTGGAGTACTTACAAGTGGTGGAGATGCACCGGGAATGAACGCTGCGATCCGTGCAGTTGTAAGAAGAGCTCTTGCAAAAGGACTGAAGGTACGCGGAATCAGAAGAGGATATCACGGACTTTTAAAAGAAGAGATCATTGATTTGACGGCACGCGATGTGTCTGATATCATCCAGAGAGGTGGTACAATTCTTCAGACAGCACGCTGCCAGACAATGCGTACAGAAGAAGGACAGCAGAAAGCAGCAGCAATTTGTAAAAAATACGGAATTGACGGTCTTGTAGTAATCGGAGGAGACGGATCTTTTGCCGGAGCACAGAAGCTGGCGAACCTCGGAGTAAATACGATTGCTCTTCCGGGAACGATCGATCTTGACATTGCATGTACAGATTATACGATTGGATTTGATACAGCTGTCAATACAGCTATGGAAGCGATCGATAAGGTCCGTGATACATCTACTTCACACGAGAGATGCAGTATCATTGAGGTAATGGGACGTGATGCAGGATACCTTGCGTTGTGGTGCGGTATTGCCAACGGAGCAGAAAAGATTCTTCTTCCGGAAGAAAAAGACTATGATGAGCAGGCGTTGATCGAAGATATTTTGGAGAACAAAAAACGCGGTAAAAAGAATTACATCATCATCAATGCAGAGGGAATCGGTGATTCCATCAATATGGCGAAGAGAATTGAAGAAGCAACAGGAATCGAGACAAGAGCAACAATCCTCGGACACATGCAGCGAGGAGGAAGCCCGACATGTAAAGACAGAGTATATGCGTCTACAATGGGGGCACTGGCAGTTGACTTACTGTGCGAAGGAAAATCCAACCGTGTCATTGGATATCAGGATGGAAAATATGTAGATTTCGATATTGATCAGGCATTGTCCATGAAGAAGACAATTCCGGAGTATCAGTATAAAATCGCAAAATCATTTGCAATCTAG
- a CDS encoding MATE family efflux transporter has translation MKKTNDFGRDSVPLLVLKTSIPFMFAQFVNVLYSIVDRIYIGNIPGIGGDSLAGAGVCAPIITLLSSFAALIGIGGSVTFSVKLGAGDKKSAQRILANSFSMLLIFSAVLTVVFLLIKDFLLNWFGASEVTFPYANTYLTIYTLGTFFALVSMGMNYFITAQGFPFLGMATTLIGAVVNIVLDPIFIFVFEMDIAGAAVATVIAQLSSCIFVLLTLHSKKMQIPIHLVKPEWEIGKRICKIGFSPFLILATDSVIIIALNAVLQYYGGESQGDTLITAATIVQSYMLLITSPMLGITGGSQPLISFNYGANKPDRIRKTVKWVLVLCITFTTVMFLVSRILPQYFVQIFTDNARYRELSIWGIQVFTLMVIPLSLQYVFVDALTALGMTRLSLSLSLFRKIVYFVMTCVLPIAFAAKSAFYAEPLADGAAACLTSLVFFVIYRKYLKGEGRLGEIRL, from the coding sequence ATGAAAAAGACAAATGATTTTGGAAGGGATTCAGTTCCACTTTTAGTATTAAAGACATCAATTCCTTTTATGTTTGCCCAGTTCGTCAATGTGCTCTACAGTATTGTAGACCGGATCTATATCGGAAATATTCCGGGGATCGGCGGGGATTCCCTTGCAGGCGCCGGAGTATGTGCTCCGATCATTACGCTTTTGTCTTCGTTTGCTGCTCTGATCGGAATCGGAGGATCGGTTACGTTTTCGGTGAAACTGGGGGCAGGAGATAAGAAGAGCGCACAACGGATATTGGCGAATAGTTTTTCCATGCTGCTTATATTTTCCGCAGTGCTGACAGTTGTGTTTTTGCTGATCAAGGATTTTTTACTGAACTGGTTCGGTGCCAGTGAAGTGACGTTTCCATATGCGAATACATATCTGACGATTTATACTCTGGGAACATTTTTTGCCCTTGTGTCTATGGGCATGAACTATTTTATTACAGCGCAGGGATTTCCGTTTCTGGGAATGGCAACTACATTGATCGGAGCAGTGGTAAACATTGTGCTGGACCCGATTTTTATTTTTGTATTTGAAATGGATATTGCAGGAGCGGCTGTTGCGACAGTCATCGCACAGCTTTCGTCCTGTATTTTTGTACTTTTGACTTTACACAGTAAGAAGATGCAGATTCCGATCCATCTTGTAAAGCCGGAGTGGGAGATTGGGAAACGAATCTGTAAAATCGGTTTTTCGCCATTTTTGATCCTTGCGACAGACAGTGTGATCATCATTGCATTGAATGCTGTACTTCAGTATTATGGCGGCGAATCTCAGGGAGATACGCTGATCACGGCAGCAACGATCGTACAGAGCTATATGCTTTTGATTACCTCTCCGATGCTTGGAATTACGGGAGGATCACAGCCTTTGATCAGTTTTAATTACGGTGCGAACAAACCGGATCGTATCCGTAAGACAGTGAAGTGGGTATTGGTGCTATGTATTACATTTACAACGGTGATGTTCCTTGTATCCAGAATTCTGCCGCAGTATTTTGTGCAGATTTTTACAGACAATGCAAGATACCGGGAACTGTCCATATGGGGAATCCAGGTGTTTACATTGATGGTGATCCCACTCAGCCTCCAGTATGTGTTTGTGGATGCGCTGACGGCGCTTGGGATGACAAGGCTTTCCCTTAGCTTGTCACTGTTTCGAAAGATTGTGTATTTTGTGATGACATGTGTCCTGCCGATCGCGTTTGCGGCGAAGAGTGCATTTTATGCAGAGCCCCTCGCGGATGGAGCGGCAGCATGTCTGACCAGTCTGGTGTTCTTTGTGATTTACAGAAAGTATCTGAAAGGAGAAGGCAGACTGGGAGAGATACGGTTGTAA
- the bcp gene encoding thioredoxin-dependent thiol peroxidase, with the protein MLQTGTKAPEFTLPDQNGELHSLKDYRGKRVLLYFYPRDNTPGCTKQACGYSERYPQFEEKGVVILGISKDSVASHKRFEEKQGLTITLLSDTELEVIQAYDVWKEKKNYGKVSMGVVRTTYLIDEEGVIIQANDKVKAAEDPEKMLAEIS; encoded by the coding sequence ATGTTACAAACAGGAACAAAAGCTCCGGAATTTACACTTCCGGATCAGAATGGAGAGTTACACAGTTTAAAAGATTACAGAGGGAAAAGAGTTCTTTTGTATTTCTATCCAAGGGATAATACACCGGGGTGTACAAAGCAGGCTTGCGGATACAGCGAACGTTATCCGCAGTTTGAAGAAAAAGGTGTGGTAATTCTTGGAATCAGCAAAGACAGTGTTGCGTCGCATAAAAGATTTGAAGAAAAACAAGGTCTGACGATTACATTGCTTTCTGATACGGAATTAGAAGTGATTCAGGCATATGATGTCTGGAAAGAGAAAAAGAATTACGGAAAAGTATCCATGGGAGTAGTAAGAACGACCTATCTGATTGATGAAGAGGGTGTGATCATTCAGGCAAACGATAAAGTGAAGGCAGCAGAAGATCCGGAGAAGATGCTGGCGGAGATTTCATAG
- the tig gene encoding trigger factor: MKKKLIAVIAGVFLMGSLTGCSSQLSNEYITIKQYKGLEVPQVEATELTDDQVTNYVNYFLQADATRTEVTDRAAQTGDTVNIDYVGKVDGVEFQGGSAQGTDLELGSGSFIGANGDYQGFEDQIVGHNKGEQFDITVQFPDTYMNTEMAGKVAVFTITLNGIYTVDVPKLTDKWVKENSVEATTVKEYKKEIKEKIENQQMYQNLLNALVDQIEVKKDLPKDKIKEQKEAIINQYESTAEYYQMELGDYLTQYMGMTEDQFKEKAQTVAENTVRNQMAVELLCEKKNLEPTDKEYEIGLKQYAALAGYRTDQIAEYEEKNGKENIEQSIMQEKAAKYLQKSCVQVEQEDETTNENAKDTQNSTTENKDQNTDQSSDESSDQSSTDNAQE; this comes from the coding sequence ATGAAAAAGAAGTTAATTGCAGTAATTGCAGGTGTATTCCTGATGGGATCACTGACAGGGTGTTCCAGTCAGTTATCCAATGAGTATATTACGATTAAACAGTACAAGGGACTGGAAGTGCCGCAGGTGGAAGCAACTGAACTGACAGATGATCAGGTGACGAATTATGTGAATTATTTTCTGCAGGCAGATGCAACCAGAACAGAGGTGACAGACCGTGCAGCGCAGACAGGGGATACAGTCAATATTGATTATGTCGGAAAAGTAGACGGTGTGGAATTTCAGGGTGGTTCTGCCCAGGGAACAGACCTGGAGCTTGGTTCCGGTTCTTTTATCGGTGCAAACGGAGACTACCAGGGATTTGAAGACCAGATTGTCGGTCATAACAAAGGAGAGCAGTTTGACATTACGGTACAGTTCCCGGATACGTATATGAATACAGAAATGGCCGGAAAAGTCGCAGTGTTTACCATTACTTTAAATGGCATTTATACAGTAGATGTGCCGAAGCTGACAGATAAGTGGGTCAAAGAGAACAGTGTAGAAGCGACAACTGTAAAGGAATATAAAAAAGAGATCAAAGAAAAAATCGAAAACCAGCAGATGTACCAGAATCTTTTGAATGCTCTGGTGGATCAGATCGAAGTGAAAAAAGATCTTCCGAAAGATAAAATAAAAGAGCAGAAAGAGGCGATCATAAACCAGTATGAGAGTACAGCAGAATACTATCAGATGGAGCTGGGAGATTATTTGACTCAGTACATGGGAATGACAGAAGATCAGTTTAAAGAGAAGGCACAGACAGTAGCAGAGAATACCGTGAGAAATCAGATGGCAGTAGAGCTTCTCTGTGAGAAAAAGAATTTAGAACCTACAGATAAAGAGTATGAGATCGGGCTGAAGCAGTATGCAGCACTTGCCGGATATCGTACAGATCAGATTGCGGAATATGAAGAGAAAAACGGAAAAGAAAACATCGAGCAGTCCATCATGCAGGAAAAAGCTGCCAAGTATCTGCAGAAGAGTTGTGTTCAGGTAGAGCAGGAAGACGAAACGACGAATGAAAATGCGAAAGATACACAGAACAGCACAACAGAGAACAAAGATCAGAATACCGATCAGAGTTCGGACGAGAGTTCAGATCAGAGCAGTACAGATAATGCACAGGAATAA
- a CDS encoding DUF1934 domain-containing protein: MTKDVLVSISGLHMDMDAQIPGPDEDDVIEVVTPATYYYRNGKHYIIYDEIVEGVSDTIKNKIKISGTDSLEIMKSGLSNTHMIFEKNKKNLTYYKTLYGQMLVGLNTRNMEIEVSDETIKVRVDYELDVNHEPLANCKIRMNIVSKGSGIAV; this comes from the coding sequence ATGACAAAGGATGTATTGGTCAGTATTTCAGGGCTGCATATGGATATGGACGCCCAGATTCCGGGACCGGATGAGGATGATGTGATCGAAGTTGTGACACCGGCTACTTACTACTACAGAAATGGAAAACATTATATCATCTATGATGAGATCGTAGAAGGAGTCAGTGACACGATCAAGAATAAAATCAAAATATCAGGAACAGACAGTCTTGAGATTATGAAAAGCGGATTATCGAATACACATATGATATTTGAGAAAAACAAGAAGAATCTGACATATTACAAAACACTATATGGTCAGATGCTGGTAGGATTGAATACCAGAAATATGGAAATTGAAGTTTCGGATGAAACGATTAAAGTACGGGTGGATTATGAACTGGATGTGAATCATGAACCGCTTGCGAATTGTAAGATCCGAATGAATATTGTATCCAAAGGCAGCGGGATTGCTGTATAA
- the murI gene encoding glutamate racemase: MSMECEKKKAPIGVFDSGVGGLTVVREITRQLPHENIVYFGDTARVPYGSKSKSNIIRFSEQIIRFLKTKQVKAIVIACNTASALALDAVRDEFDIPIIGVIVPGARAAVEATANGEIGVVGTDATVKSGTYTKVIHQMDPNIHVREKACPLFVPLVEEGFKEHVVTEEVIEYYLESLKHTEIDAMILGCTHYPLLRSKIRSYMGERIQIVNPAYETAMDLKRLLQSEDMENDGEEGTSSKYEFYVSDAAEKFVNFANTVMPFDISKANIVNIEEY; encoded by the coding sequence ATGAGTATGGAATGTGAGAAGAAAAAGGCTCCGATCGGAGTATTTGATTCCGGTGTAGGGGGACTTACTGTTGTACGGGAGATAACACGGCAGCTGCCGCATGAAAATATTGTATATTTTGGTGACACTGCCCGCGTTCCATACGGAAGTAAATCTAAGAGCAATATTATTCGCTTTTCTGAGCAGATCATCCGTTTTCTCAAAACAAAACAGGTCAAAGCCATTGTCATTGCCTGCAATACGGCAAGTGCACTGGCTTTGGATGCTGTTCGGGATGAATTTGATATTCCAATCATTGGTGTGATCGTTCCGGGAGCAAGGGCGGCAGTAGAAGCTACGGCAAACGGAGAGATCGGTGTGGTAGGAACGGATGCAACGGTGAAGAGCGGTACTTATACAAAGGTGATTCATCAGATGGATCCGAATATCCATGTGAGGGAGAAAGCCTGCCCGCTGTTTGTCCCTCTTGTGGAAGAAGGATTCAAAGAACATGTGGTCACAGAAGAGGTTATTGAATATTATCTGGAATCGTTAAAGCATACAGAGATCGATGCGATGATCTTAGGATGTACCCATTATCCGCTTTTACGTTCCAAGATCCGTTCTTATATGGGAGAACGAATCCAGATCGTCAATCCGGCCTATGAGACCGCCATGGATCTCAAACGGCTTCTTCAGAGTGAAGATATGGAAAATGACGGGGAAGAGGGCACAAGTAGCAAATATGAATTTTATGTCAGCGATGCGGCGGAAAAGTTTGTAAATTTTGCAAATACAGTGATGCCGTTTGATATTTCGAAAGCAAATATTGTGAATATAGAAGAATATTAG
- the cls gene encoding cardiolipin synthase — MAETIWNSAVSVYHFMMDNLVVINILLSLVIVFFQRRSPQTVWTWLLLLYFIPILGFVLYLLIGQDFHKSRMFKAKEIEGEIKYAVRRQEETIYRRRLRLTNPAVARYRDLILYNLEAGQAVLTDNNDVRIYTDGKEKFKALLEEMQKAKKYIHFQYYIIRNDELWQHIEPVLIKRAKEGVEVRILFDSMGCRGMHNRDWERLEKEGIHVAEFFPALFGNLQLRMNYRNHRKIVVIDGRVGFVGGFNVGREYLGLDKKKFGYWRDTHLCIEGAAVTSLAVRFVLDWNYAAKENLFQEDTLFEIPKYEREGRDPVQIISSGPDSQIKTIHDNYLRLIHSAKDHVYLQTPYFIPDDSILDALKIAARSGVDVRIMIPCKPDHPFVYWATYSYIGEMVEAGAKCYVYDNGFLHAKTVMVDGTVACVGTANMDFRSFGLNFEVNAVVYSEETTQKLEQSFENDMTKSTQITRNAYHQRSLIIRGKEQFSRLLSPLL; from the coding sequence ATGGCAGAAACGATATGGAACAGTGCAGTCAGTGTGTATCATTTTATGATGGACAATCTGGTTGTGATTAATATTTTGCTTTCTCTGGTCATTGTGTTTTTTCAGAGAAGATCTCCGCAGACGGTATGGACCTGGCTGTTATTGCTGTATTTTATACCGATTCTCGGATTTGTCCTGTATCTGCTGATCGGGCAGGATTTTCATAAAAGCAGGATGTTTAAGGCAAAAGAGATTGAAGGAGAGATAAAATATGCTGTGCGCAGGCAGGAAGAGACGATATACAGACGTAGGCTCCGCCTGACGAATCCAGCGGTGGCAAGATATCGGGATCTGATTTTATATAATCTGGAAGCAGGGCAGGCTGTTTTGACAGATAATAACGATGTGCGGATCTATACCGATGGAAAGGAAAAATTCAAAGCGCTGCTGGAAGAGATGCAAAAAGCAAAAAAATATATTCATTTTCAGTATTATATTATCCGTAATGATGAATTGTGGCAGCATATTGAGCCGGTGCTGATCAAAAGGGCGAAAGAGGGAGTTGAGGTCCGCATTTTGTTTGACAGTATGGGCTGTCGAGGGATGCATAACCGGGACTGGGAACGTCTGGAGAAGGAAGGAATCCACGTGGCAGAATTTTTCCCGGCGCTGTTTGGAAATCTTCAGCTTCGAATGAACTACCGGAATCACCGCAAGATTGTCGTGATAGACGGCAGGGTCGGATTTGTGGGTGGTTTCAATGTAGGAAGGGAATATCTGGGACTGGACAAAAAGAAGTTCGGTTACTGGAGGGACACCCATCTTTGTATCGAAGGGGCAGCCGTAACCTCTCTGGCCGTACGGTTTGTACTGGATTGGAATTATGCGGCAAAGGAAAATCTGTTTCAGGAGGATACCTTATTTGAGATTCCGAAGTATGAGCGGGAGGGAAGAGACCCGGTGCAGATTATTTCCAGTGGTCCGGACTCGCAGATCAAAACAATCCATGACAATTATCTGCGACTGATTCACAGCGCAAAAGATCATGTATATCTGCAGACACCGTATTTTATTCCGGATGATTCGATTCTGGATGCATTGAAGATTGCCGCCCGTTCCGGTGTGGATGTAAGGATTATGATTCCGTGCAAGCCGGATCATCCGTTTGTATACTGGGCGACCTATTCCTATATTGGTGAAATGGTGGAGGCCGGAGCAAAATGTTATGTGTATGACAACGGATTTCTGCATGCAAAGACAGTGATGGTGGATGGAACCGTAGCGTGTGTGGGAACTGCCAATATGGATTTTCGCAGCTTTGGATTGAACTTTGAAGTCAATGCAGTGGTATACAGCGAGGAGACAACGCAGAAATTGGAGCAGAGCTTTGAAAATGATATGACAAAATCTACACAGATCACGAGAAATGCGTATCACCAGAGAAGTCTTATCATCCGGGGAAAAGAGCAGTTTTCAAGATTGCTGTCACCGCTTTTATAA
- a CDS encoding aldose 1-epimerase family protein — MKLENACLCVEIAEKGAELTRIFNKKTGAEILWNGNPEFWNRHSPILFPNVGKTHGNTVLIKGTQYPTSQHGFARDSQFRCVKSAAEEAQFLFCSNEETREVYPYDFELYITYRLDGKNIFVDWKVKNPSEETIYFTIGAHPAFMFEGAKETKDDYLLWFSKMETLECCGLNLECGTGLPEESYSLELEDGYLQLSEKLFGVDTLICDDYQLKEVWLCKKDGRKPYVGVKSEGFYSYGIWSPKNAPFVCLEPWAGRCDDTGFDKDISEKKGINAVQPGEIFEKGYQILVG, encoded by the coding sequence ATGAAATTGGAAAACGCATGCCTTTGTGTGGAAATCGCAGAAAAAGGCGCAGAACTGACAAGAATTTTTAACAAAAAGACAGGAGCAGAGATCTTGTGGAACGGAAATCCTGAATTTTGGAACCGGCATTCTCCGATCCTGTTCCCAAATGTAGGGAAGACACACGGAAATACTGTTCTGATCAAAGGAACACAGTATCCGACGTCTCAGCATGGATTTGCAAGAGACAGCCAGTTTCGTTGTGTAAAATCTGCAGCAGAGGAAGCGCAGTTTTTATTTTGTTCGAATGAAGAGACGAGAGAAGTGTATCCCTATGACTTTGAGCTGTATATCACATACCGTCTGGATGGAAAAAATATTTTTGTAGACTGGAAAGTAAAAAATCCATCAGAAGAAACGATTTACTTTACGATCGGAGCACATCCGGCATTTATGTTTGAAGGCGCAAAGGAGACGAAAGACGACTATCTTCTGTGGTTTTCGAAGATGGAAACGCTGGAATGCTGCGGGCTGAATCTGGAATGCGGAACAGGCCTGCCGGAAGAAAGCTATTCTCTGGAACTGGAGGACGGATATCTGCAGCTTTCCGAAAAATTGTTTGGGGTGGATACACTGATCTGTGATGATTATCAGTTAAAAGAAGTATGGCTGTGCAAAAAGGATGGAAGAAAGCCATATGTAGGCGTAAAGAGTGAAGGATTTTACAGTTACGGAATCTGGTCACCGAAGAATGCGCCGTTCGTATGTCTGGAGCCATGGGCAGGCCGTTGTGATGATACCGGATTTGATAAAGATATTTCTGAAAAGAAGGGAATCAATGCGGTGCAGCCGGGAGAGATATTTGAAAAAGGATACCAGATTCTGGTGGGATAG